The DNA sequence CCACGATGTCTACGAGAATCTCAAGGCCAAAAAGCCGAAACGCGAGGATTGGGAACAGAAAATCATCGACGATTACCAAGCTGACTTTATTAAGAAGTTCAAAGAGCGTAACGGATATGATCCTGACCCCGCTTATGTTGCAAGCATTCTTGACGAGATCTTTCCGAAGAACTGGACTGCTTCTATCGAGGAGCTCACAGAAGGTGAGGCAGACGATGACTGTCTTGGTGACAAGAGCTCCATCATGGACAGCGCACGCAGCATCTTCGGTGCCCCGCACAAGAAAACGCCTGCCGAGGAACGTCTGGCAGAGCTCCGGGATACCTGGTCGGATAGCTGGAAAGAAATCTATGACCGCGTCCTTCTTGGCGGAGAGTCCATTGTGTCCATTGCCCGCGAGCGCGATGTCAATGAATCTGCTGTTCGTAAGACGACCAACAAGATCCGCAAAGCCATCGCGGAAGACCCGGAACTTAACAGATTAATGAAGTAAGGGGTACGAATTCGACTCTAAACCTTTGACGGAAGACTCAGGAGGAATTTTTACCTTCTGAGTCTTTTTGGAAAGGAGGAACGATGCATGTCAATGAGAAATTCTGAAGGTTATCCTGACCCGACCGCTTATCAGGCCCTGAAGAACGTCTCTGCTCATAAGTTCATGCCGGTCGTCTACATCTGCAGCCCCTATTCAGGCGACGTCGAAACGAATGTCATGAACGCAAGGCGTTACTGCCGCTTTGCCGTCGATCAGGGATGTATTCCGATTGCGCCGCACCTGCTGCTTCCGCAGTTCATGCGAGACAACGATCCGGTAGAACATGATCTCGCCATTTTCATGGATCTGGTCCTGCTCAGTAAGTGCGCAGAGCTCTGGGTATTCGGAGACCGGATCTCAACCGGTATGGGAATCGAAATTACAAAAGCAAAACAAAAGAGCATGACTATCCGGCACTTCACGTCGGAATGCAAGGAGGTATCGGAATGTACGAAACAAAGCTGAACACCAGAAAAGTCAATGGCAAGGAGATCGAGACATGGGAGCGTGAAATCTATGATGCGAACATTCTGTCTGTCGAAGCCGGAACAAACGGCTATCAAGGCGGCGATACCGGTCATGGAAGCCGCACCTATATTCGCATCTCTGATGAAGGAGGCACAGATATCAGCGCCAGAACCATCACCGACCGGTTTGGAGATACACACGGTGTGGAAATCGCACTAGGCGGTGATTCTGAACTCTCCACCATTATCGAAGCACTGAAATTTATCACCAAGGTCCTCGAGGATCAAATCAAGGAGGCAGAATTATGAAGATCTCCTACGGGAACAGCCGCAAAGAAACGCACTGGCGAAACAGCGATATCGGCTGGGACGATTTCAATAAGCGTGTCAGCCATACAATCAATACCACAGAGACCATCGAAGAATTCAAAAAGATGACAAAGGCCCAGCAGGCCGAAATCAAGGATGTCGGCGGCTATGTTTTCGGTCACTTAAGCGGTGGCAGGCGTAAGAAGAAGCACGTTCTCTGCCGTTCCGCCGTCACACTGGATATGGATTATGGAACACCTGGCGTCTGGGACAGTGTCATTGCTAAGCAGCCCTACCGCTGCTGCGCCTACAGTACGCACAAGCATACCCCGGAGAATCCGAGGCTCCGTATCATCATTCCACTCTCCCGTGAAGTCAGCGAAGCGGAATACCCTGCCCTTGGCAGAATGATTGCAAAGGATCTCGGTATCGACCTATTCGATGACTCCACCTACGAAGCTCACCGTCTGATGTATTGGCCCAGCACCAGTATTAACGGCGTATTCTTCTATAAGGAAAAGGACGGCCCGGAGCTGAATCCGGACGATTATCTCTCCCGCTACGACGATTGGCAGGATGAGTCCACATGGCCGGTATCTTCGCGGCAGTCAGCTATCGAGCATCATGGCACAAAGGAAATGGCCGATCCACTGGCAAAGCCGGGTATCATCGGAACCTTCTGCCGCGCCTACACCATGACGGATGCCATCGACACGTTTCTGCCAGATATCTATGCGCCTTCTTCCACGGAAGGTCGTTATGACTATATTCCGGGTGAGGCCGCCGCTGGTGTCGTGATCTACGATGATAAGTTCGTGTATTCGCACCACGCCACTGATCCTGTCTGCGGAAAGCTCCTGAATGCATTCGATCTGGTCCGACTCCACAAATTCTCGGAGTTTGATGACAACTGCCCAGAGGATACACCGGTTACGAAGCTGCCTTCCTATAAGGCTATGTCCGATCTAGTCCTGAAGGATGCAAAGGTCAAAACACTTCTCGCAGAGGAACGAAAGGCCGAGGCCAAGGAAGACTTCTCGGATTCCAACTGGCAGGGTCAGCTTACATATGACAAGGCCGGGAATCTGAAAAACAGTCTCCGGAACCTGACACTGATTCTTGAGCACGACGAGAACCTGAAATCCATCGTCTTCAATCAGCAGCTCGATGGCATGGAGATCAAGGGCGATGTGCCTTGGAAGCATCCGTCCAAATACTGGAGGGACGCTGATGATGCGCAGCTCGTGAGTTACATCGATACGAATTACGGAACCTTCTCTCAGCGGAACTACCAGATTGCTGTAACGAAAGTCGCCGACGACCGTTCCTACCATCCCATACGAGAATATCTGAAGCACCTGCCTACCTGGGACGGAATCCCGCGTGTGGACACGCTTTTGATTGACTATCTAGGTGCGGATAATAACGACTATGTCAAAGCGGTCACAAGGAAAACGCTCTGTGCTGCTGTATGCCGGGTCTTAAACCCCGGCTGCAAGTTTGATTCCATGTTGGTTTTGAATGGCCCGCAGGGAATCGGGAAATCGACACTCATTGCGAGGCTCGCAGGCGAATGGTTCTCTGACTCCCTGAGTCTTAATGACACGAAGGACAAGACTGCTGCCGAGAAGCTGCAGGGTGAAGTGTACCCCGTTGTTCGGACAAAATAATCAAACTTGAAATCCGAAAGCTGAATCCGTGATATAATGTTCCTGCTTTACTGACAGACAGGATAGGGCAACGCTGGAGAGCGACCCGAGCGGGCTGTCAGGTTTGCGGGGAAGGCGGAGCTTTGGCTTCGTCTTTTTCTTTGCCTTTCCCGGAAACAAAAGCGTTAAACTCCGGGGGGTTGGGGGCAGCGCCCCCAAATGTATCCAACGGATAAATTCCCGTCATGACAAACTTGTAGTACTCACACGGCGAGAGCTTGGCAAGGCTCCATTGATACCGGTCGTTGTTATAATACTCAATCCAAGCGTAAACACGTTCAGCAATTACTGCATGTCCATAAGATCCAACCGGTGGCAGTTCATCCTTCATGTGTCCAAATAGGCTTTCCTGCGGTGCATTGTCCCAACAATTTCCTCTGCGGGACATGGATTGACGGAGGTTGTAATCATTCAGAATGGCAACGAATTTAGAACTGGTGTATTGGCATCCTTGATCTGAATGGATCAGGGCGTCCGTGTGAAGTTCAGACCCATGCTTTTCCATCAGTTGATTTACGGTGTCCAAGACGAAATCTGTATCACAGGAGTTACTGCAGGTACAGGCCAAAACTTCTTTTGTGAATGCGTCCATGATCACACAGACGTATGAATAATAGTAAGCTCGTTGGCTGCTATCTCGGTGTACCGGTCTCGGAATATATGTAATGTCCGTCAGCAGAACAGTGCGCGGTCCAAATGACTTAAACTGTCTGTTTAGTATGTTCGGAGCTGTCCTGTTTTCCTGTAGACGCTTGCCGAGCTTGCGGTACGGATTTACCT is a window from the Caproicibacterium lactatifermentans genome containing:
- a CDS encoding DUF4406 domain-containing protein, translating into MSMRNSEGYPDPTAYQALKNVSAHKFMPVVYICSPYSGDVETNVMNARRYCRFAVDQGCIPIAPHLLLPQFMRDNDPVEHDLAIFMDLVLLSKCAELWVFGDRISTGMGIEITKAKQKSMTIRHFTSECKEVSECTKQS
- a CDS encoding VapE domain-containing protein gives rise to the protein MKISYGNSRKETHWRNSDIGWDDFNKRVSHTINTTETIEEFKKMTKAQQAEIKDVGGYVFGHLSGGRRKKKHVLCRSAVTLDMDYGTPGVWDSVIAKQPYRCCAYSTHKHTPENPRLRIIIPLSREVSEAEYPALGRMIAKDLGIDLFDDSTYEAHRLMYWPSTSINGVFFYKEKDGPELNPDDYLSRYDDWQDESTWPVSSRQSAIEHHGTKEMADPLAKPGIIGTFCRAYTMTDAIDTFLPDIYAPSSTEGRYDYIPGEAAAGVVIYDDKFVYSHHATDPVCGKLLNAFDLVRLHKFSEFDDNCPEDTPVTKLPSYKAMSDLVLKDAKVKTLLAEERKAEAKEDFSDSNWQGQLTYDKAGNLKNSLRNLTLILEHDENLKSIVFNQQLDGMEIKGDVPWKHPSKYWRDADDAQLVSYIDTNYGTFSQRNYQIAVTKVADDRSYHPIREYLKHLPTWDGIPRVDTLLIDYLGADNNDYVKAVTRKTLCAAVCRVLNPGCKFDSMLVLNGPQGIGKSTLIARLAGEWFSDSLSLNDTKDKTAAEKLQGEVYPVVRTK
- a CDS encoding IS3 family transposase gives rise to the protein MYMNGSPEVRYRIINETISQDDNLLNISYLCEIAGVSRSGFYYWRGHQTERTASDEADQRDFDLIVAAYNFRGYSKGARGIHMRLRHQDPPVLMNTKKIRRLMKKYHLVCPVRKVNPYRKLGKRLQENRTAPNILNRQFKSFGPRTVLLTDITYIPRPVHRDSSQRAYYYSYVCVIMDAFTKEVLACTCSNSCDTDFVLDTVNQLMEKHGSELHTDALIHSDQGCQYTSSKFVAILNDYNLRQSMSRRGNCWDNAPQESLFGHMKDELPPVGSYGHAVIAERVYAWIEYYNNDRYQWSLAKLSPCEYYKFVMTGIYPLDTFGGAAPNPPEFNAFVSGKGKEKDEAKAPPSPQT